The following coding sequences are from one Candidatus Binataceae bacterium window:
- a CDS encoding methylated-DNA--[protein]-cysteine S-methyltransferase, translating into MVCASWGPHGRGAEIAYTIVDSPFGRMLVAVTARGICALSVHQSDEWQESELRRDFREAKIRRDPTAAGPAADAVLRYLRGESPECEVPLDVRGTPFQLRVWEELCAICAGATRSYSEIAARLGRPSAARAVGHAVGANPVSLLIPCHRAIGSDGSLTGYRWGLEIKKKLLAYERERAGVQG; encoded by the coding sequence ATGGTTTGCGCTTCCTGGGGACCTCACGGGCGCGGCGCCGAGATCGCCTACACGATTGTCGATTCGCCGTTCGGACGGATGCTGGTGGCGGTGACTGCGCGCGGCATCTGCGCCCTGTCAGTCCATCAATCGGATGAATGGCAGGAGAGCGAGCTCAGGCGCGATTTCCGCGAGGCCAAAATTCGCCGCGACCCGACTGCCGCGGGCCCGGCCGCCGATGCCGTCCTGCGCTACCTGCGGGGCGAGAGCCCTGAATGCGAGGTGCCGCTCGACGTGCGCGGCACGCCCTTCCAGCTTCGCGTATGGGAGGAGTTGTGTGCGATCTGCGCGGGTGCGACACGCAGTTACAGCGAGATCGCCGCGCGCCTCGGTCGTCCCTCAGCCGCGCGCGCGGTCGGCCACGCGGTCGGCGCCAATCCGGTATCGCTCCTGATTCCTTGCCATCGCGCAATCGGCTCGGACGGTTCGCTCACCGGCTATCGATGGGGCCTCGAGATCAAAAAGAAACTGCTCGCCTACGAGCGTGAGCGCGCCGGCGTTCAAGGCTAA
- a CDS encoding sigma-70 family RNA polymerase sigma factor has product MRDLKRRIADELPYLRRCALALARDPDLADDLVQDCLERALLKRHLWLGRGHLRTWLYRMLHNVHVNGRRDPAHRYLSVLAHDEIVARGAEAARQEQRIEWCDMAAALERLPAEQRSVIVLVALQGLAYEEAAGMLGVPVGTVRSRLSRGREMLRLMIEPQI; this is encoded by the coding sequence ATGCGCGATCTTAAGCGCCGTATCGCCGACGAACTCCCCTACCTGCGCCGCTGCGCGCTCGCGCTGGCGCGCGACCCGGACCTGGCCGACGACCTGGTGCAGGATTGCCTGGAGCGCGCGCTGCTCAAGCGCCATCTCTGGCTGGGCAGAGGACATCTTCGAACCTGGCTCTACCGGATGCTCCACAATGTTCATGTCAACGGGCGCCGGGACCCCGCGCACCGTTACCTCAGCGTGCTTGCGCATGACGAGATCGTCGCGCGAGGGGCCGAAGCCGCACGCCAGGAGCAGCGCATCGAATGGTGCGACATGGCCGCGGCGCTCGAAAGGCTGCCCGCAGAACAGCGCTCGGTGATCGTGCTCGTCGCGCTTCAGGGGCTGGCATACGAGGAGGCGGCCGGGATGCTCGGTGTGCCCGTGGGCACTGTCCGTTCGCGCCTGTCGCGCGGGCGCGAGATGCTACGGCTGATGATCGAACCACAGATATAG
- a CDS encoding DUF4168 domain-containing protein, which yields MKFLNGALAVCAITLGLTVAIAAGAQAGMGQPPAEPGAPSYSGDAGAANSQKVDDATLKRAAAAYVKVQDITLKTRKVLNNTENESQKNEILEKAESEKIAAVKAQGMQPQEYNRVIMLVQADNNLQHKFLGYVHQAQGAPSGTM from the coding sequence ATGAAGTTTTTGAACGGAGCGCTGGCAGTATGTGCTATAACGTTGGGCCTAACCGTTGCGATAGCCGCGGGCGCGCAGGCCGGGATGGGTCAACCGCCCGCAGAGCCCGGCGCACCCAGCTATTCAGGCGATGCGGGCGCGGCCAATTCGCAGAAGGTTGACGACGCGACGCTCAAGCGCGCCGCCGCAGCCTACGTCAAAGTGCAGGACATCACGCTCAAGACCCGCAAGGTGCTGAACAACACCGAAAACGAGTCGCAAAAGAACGAGATTCTGGAGAAGGCCGAATCGGAGAAGATTGCGGCGGTCAAAGCTCAGGGTATGCAGCCGCAGGAATATAATCGCGTGATCATGCTAGTGCAGGCCGATAACAACCTACAGCACAAGTTTCTCGGCTACGTCCACCAAGCGCAGGGCGCGCCGAGCGGAACGATGTAG
- a CDS encoding acyl-CoA dehydrogenase family protein yields the protein MDFSFTPEQEAFRTRLREWLENTSAEVFGRRADAIGASTASLLDVGDDSKWQRLLDYHRRLYDAGYVALHWPKEWGGGGASLIEQAIYQDEVLRLGLPLYGANQLAIDRIGPTLIMMGTEQQKQRYLRRMLTAEEIWCQGYSEPNAGSDLAGLQTRAVLDGDTFVVNGQKVWTSLAQRAHMQVLLVRTDPAAPKHKGISYLLVDMKSPGITIRPLVQITGEAGFNEVFYDNVRVPKENLVGEINQGWQVSIATLMWERLSGGTRHPVERTINELLELSRKVEFEAMPAHRHPYVRQHLAQFAIEARCLRLSRYRGLTAQLKGKVPGAESSFGKLFATELNLRVAMFADELLGPYASLMKDSIGAVEGGRWTMRTLAARGLTIAAGSSEIQHNIIGERVLKLPKG from the coding sequence ATGGATTTCAGCTTCACCCCCGAGCAGGAAGCCTTTCGTACGCGGTTGCGCGAATGGCTGGAGAATACGTCGGCCGAGGTGTTTGGCCGGCGCGCCGACGCGATCGGCGCCTCGACCGCCAGCCTGCTCGATGTCGGCGACGACAGCAAATGGCAGCGCCTGCTCGACTACCATCGGCGGCTGTACGATGCCGGCTACGTCGCGCTGCACTGGCCCAAGGAATGGGGCGGCGGCGGCGCTTCGCTCATCGAGCAGGCGATCTACCAGGACGAGGTGTTGCGCCTGGGCCTGCCGCTGTACGGCGCGAACCAGCTCGCCATCGACCGCATCGGCCCCACCCTCATCATGATGGGCACCGAGCAGCAAAAGCAGCGCTACCTGCGCAGGATGCTGACCGCCGAGGAGATCTGGTGCCAGGGCTACTCCGAGCCCAATGCGGGTTCCGATTTGGCCGGCCTCCAGACCCGCGCGGTGCTTGACGGCGACACCTTCGTAGTCAACGGGCAGAAGGTCTGGACCAGCCTCGCTCAGCGCGCCCACATGCAGGTCCTGCTCGTGCGCACCGATCCAGCGGCGCCCAAGCACAAGGGCATCAGCTATCTGCTGGTGGATATGAAGAGCCCCGGCATCACGATCCGTCCGCTGGTCCAGATAACCGGCGAGGCCGGCTTCAACGAAGTCTTCTACGACAACGTCCGCGTGCCGAAGGAAAACCTCGTCGGCGAGATCAACCAGGGATGGCAGGTTTCGATCGCCACGCTGATGTGGGAGCGCCTCTCCGGCGGCACACGCCATCCGGTCGAGCGCACGATAAACGAGTTGCTGGAACTTTCGCGAAAGGTCGAGTTCGAAGCGATGCCCGCGCATCGCCATCCCTATGTTCGCCAGCACCTCGCACAGTTCGCGATCGAGGCGCGATGCCTGAGGCTGAGCCGCTATCGCGGGCTAACCGCGCAGCTCAAAGGCAAGGTGCCGGGAGCCGAGAGCTCCTTCGGCAAACTGTTTGCGACCGAGCTCAACCTGCGCGTGGCGATGTTTGCCGACGAGCTGCTCGGCCCGTACGCCTCGTTGATGAAGGATTCGATCGGCGCGGTCGAAGGCGGGCGATGGACGATGCGCACGCTGGCGGCGCGCGGGCTGACCATCGCCGCAGGCTCCAGCGAGATCCAGCACAACATCATCGGCGAGCGCGTTCTCAAGCTGCCCAAGGGCTAG
- the icd gene encoding NADP-dependent isocitrate dehydrogenase encodes MAFKTIKVPSDGEKITMGSDGRLRVPDRPIIPFIEGDGTGPDIWRASQYVFDHAVAKVYGGKRKVAWMEVWAGEKAYNQFNNWLPDETIEAFKEYLVGIKGPLTTPVGGGIRSLNVALRQMLDLYVCLRPVRYFKGVPSPVRNPEKLDVVIFRENTEDIYAGVEWQAETPEARKVIKFLIEEMGVTKIRFPNTSGIGIKPVSREGSERLIRAALNYAISHKRKSVTLVHKGNIMKFTEGAFRDWGYELTRREFKGKAVGWDDCGGKPPAGQILVKDNIADITLQQVLTRPDEFDVVATMNLNGDYLSDALAAQVGGIGIAPGANINYVTGHAIFEATHGTAPKYANQDKVNPGSVILSGVLMFEHMGWQEVADGIIRGLERAIANKTVTYDFERLMTGAKLLKCSEFGKAIVENM; translated from the coding sequence ATGGCGTTCAAGACGATCAAGGTTCCCAGCGACGGCGAAAAGATCACGATGGGCTCCGACGGCAGGCTGCGCGTGCCCGACCGCCCGATCATTCCCTTCATCGAGGGCGACGGTACCGGACCGGATATCTGGCGCGCTTCGCAGTACGTCTTCGATCACGCGGTGGCCAAGGTTTACGGGGGCAAGCGCAAGGTAGCCTGGATGGAGGTCTGGGCGGGCGAGAAAGCCTATAACCAGTTCAACAACTGGCTGCCCGACGAAACCATCGAGGCCTTCAAGGAATATTTGGTCGGAATCAAGGGCCCACTGACTACGCCGGTCGGCGGCGGCATCCGTTCGCTCAACGTCGCCCTGCGCCAGATGCTCGACCTTTACGTCTGCCTGCGCCCGGTGCGCTACTTCAAGGGCGTGCCGAGCCCGGTGCGCAATCCCGAGAAGCTCGACGTCGTCATCTTCCGCGAAAACACCGAGGACATCTACGCCGGCGTCGAATGGCAGGCCGAGACGCCCGAGGCGCGTAAGGTTATCAAGTTCCTCATCGAGGAGATGGGCGTCACCAAGATCCGCTTCCCCAACACCTCGGGCATCGGGATCAAGCCGGTCTCACGCGAGGGCTCCGAGCGGCTTATTCGCGCCGCGCTCAACTACGCGATCTCGCACAAGCGCAAGAGCGTCACCCTCGTGCACAAGGGCAACATCATGAAGTTCACCGAGGGCGCCTTCCGCGACTGGGGCTATGAGCTGACCCGGCGCGAGTTCAAGGGCAAGGCGGTCGGCTGGGACGACTGCGGGGGCAAGCCGCCCGCGGGACAGATCCTGGTCAAGGACAACATCGCCGACATCACCCTCCAGCAGGTGCTGACCCGTCCCGACGAGTTCGACGTCGTCGCCACGATGAACCTCAACGGCGACTATCTCTCCGACGCGCTGGCGGCGCAGGTCGGCGGCATCGGCATCGCCCCCGGCGCCAACATCAACTACGTCACCGGCCACGCGATCTTCGAGGCGACCCACGGCACCGCGCCCAAGTACGCCAACCAGGACAAGGTCAACCCGGGTTCGGTAATCCTGTCGGGCGTGCTGATGTTCGAGCACATGGGATGGCAGGAGGTGGCCGACGGGATCATCCGCGGACTCGAGCGGGCGATCGCCAACAAGACCGTGACCTACGATTTCGAGCGACTGATGACGGGCGCGAAGCTGCTCAAGTGCTCGGAGTTCGGCAAGGCGATCGTCGAGAACATGTAG
- a CDS encoding nuclear transport factor 2 family protein, with amino-acid sequence MAADLEARVRELETKVRELADREAIRDLRNRYHEYINDARFDEIADLFSDDGEINFGHLGTAHGREEIKRFFGGLRPRNPDSGATKDWRPRLSRVRQFIHNHVVEVHGDVARGFAYLEAKPVYKGESYVVAARYDDDYVRQNGKWKFKRMVLTPYFMVPLKEGWAQDDLLKMGH; translated from the coding sequence ATGGCGGCCGATCTCGAGGCCCGCGTACGCGAACTCGAAACCAAAGTGCGGGAGCTTGCCGACCGCGAAGCCATCCGCGACCTGCGCAATCGCTACCACGAATACATCAACGACGCCCGCTTCGACGAGATCGCCGACCTCTTCAGCGACGACGGCGAGATCAACTTCGGCCACCTCGGCACCGCCCACGGCCGGGAGGAGATCAAGCGCTTCTTCGGCGGGCTGCGGCCGCGCAATCCCGACAGCGGCGCCACTAAGGACTGGCGCCCGCGGCTCTCGCGCGTGCGCCAGTTCATCCACAACCACGTCGTCGAGGTCCACGGCGACGTCGCCCGCGGCTTCGCCTACCTCGAAGCCAAGCCGGTGTACAAGGGCGAGAGCTACGTGGTGGCGGCGCGCTATGACGACGACTACGTCCGGCAGAACGGGAAGTGGAAGTTCAAGCGGATGGTGCTGACGCCGTATTTCATGGTCCCGCTCAAGGAAGGCTGGGCGCAGGACGACCTGCTCAAGATGGGCCACTAA